In a single window of the Elaeis guineensis isolate ETL-2024a chromosome 6, EG11, whole genome shotgun sequence genome:
- the LOC105047206 gene encoding ATP-dependent Clp protease proteolytic subunit-related protein 4, chloroplastic isoform X1, whose product MGVGFCPSRFSLDAQILSSPPTHSRGTRVRFKAAFTPAPGVSPRVSSFSSAFVASFVGGSVSGDFSGKKLRIPSLSPSSSGSRGKRGVVTMVIPFLRGSAWEQPPPDLASYLYKNRIVYLGMSLVPSVTELMLAEFLYLQYEDAEKPIYLYINSTGTTKGGEKLGYETEAFAIYDVMRYVKPPIFTLCVGNAWGEAALLLAAGAKGNRAALPSSTIMIKQPIARFQGQATDVDLARKEIKNVKAELVALYSKHIGKPPEQIEEDIRRPKYFSPSEAVEYGIIDKVLYNERGQEDRSVVSDLKRAQLI is encoded by the exons ATGGGGGTGGGTTTCTGCCCCTCGCGCTTCTCTCTGGACGCGCAGATACTCTCCTCTCCTCCCACCCACTCTCGGGGTACCAGGGTCCGATTCAAGGCCGCCTTCACCCCTGCTCCCGGAGTCTCTCCGAGGGTATCCTCTTTTAGCAGCGCCTTTGTCGCTTCTTTCGTCGGAGGAAGCGTCTCTGGTGACTTCTCCGGTAAGAAGTTGAGGATCCCCTCGCTAAGCCCGTCTTCATCCGGCAGCCGAGGCAAGAGGGGCGTCGTTACCATG GTCATCCCTTTCTTGAGAGGAAGTGCATGGGAGCAACCACCTCCAGATCTAGCTTCTTATTTGTACAAAAATAGAATCGTATACTTGGGTATGTCTCTTGTTCCATCAGTGACAGAGTTGATGCTAGCAGAATTCCTTTATCTTCAATATGAGGATGCAGAAAAGCCAATTTACCTATATATAAATTCCACCGGCACAACGAAG GGTGGAGAGAAATTGGGTTATGAAACAGAGGCTTTTGCAATTTATGATGTTATGAG GTACGTTAAACCACCTATTTTCACACTTTGTGTTGGAAATGCTTGGGGAGAAGCAGCATTGCTTTTGGCTGCTGGTGCTAAAGGAAACCGTGCTGCTTTACCATCATCAACAATAATGATAAAACAG CCAATTGCTAGGTTTCAAGGCCAAGCAACAGATGTTGATCTtgcaagaaaagaaataaaaaatgtgAAGGCAGAACTG GTTGCTCTTTACTCTAAACATATAGGAAAACCTCCTGAACAAATTGAGGAAGATATCAGACGTCCTAAATATTTCAGTCCTAGCGAAGCAGTTGAATATGGTATCATTGATAAG GTGCTGTACAATGAAAGAGGCCAGGAAGACCGTAGTGTCGTATCTGACCTTAAAAGAGCTCAACTTATATGA
- the LOC105047206 gene encoding ATP-dependent Clp protease proteolytic subunit-related protein 4, chloroplastic isoform X2 gives MGVGFCPSRFSLDAQILSSPPTHSRGTRVRFKAAFTPAPGVSPRVSSFSSAFVASFVGGSVSGDFSGKKLRIPSLSPSSSGSRGKRGVVTMVIPFLRGSAWEQPPPDLASYLYKNRIVYLGMSLVPSVTELMLAEFLYLQYEDAEKPIYLYINSTGTTKGGEKLGYETEAFAIYDVMRYVKPPIFTLCVGNAWGEAALLLAAGAKGNRAALPSSTIMIKQPIARFQGQATDVDLARKEIKNVKAELWT, from the exons ATGGGGGTGGGTTTCTGCCCCTCGCGCTTCTCTCTGGACGCGCAGATACTCTCCTCTCCTCCCACCCACTCTCGGGGTACCAGGGTCCGATTCAAGGCCGCCTTCACCCCTGCTCCCGGAGTCTCTCCGAGGGTATCCTCTTTTAGCAGCGCCTTTGTCGCTTCTTTCGTCGGAGGAAGCGTCTCTGGTGACTTCTCCGGTAAGAAGTTGAGGATCCCCTCGCTAAGCCCGTCTTCATCCGGCAGCCGAGGCAAGAGGGGCGTCGTTACCATG GTCATCCCTTTCTTGAGAGGAAGTGCATGGGAGCAACCACCTCCAGATCTAGCTTCTTATTTGTACAAAAATAGAATCGTATACTTGGGTATGTCTCTTGTTCCATCAGTGACAGAGTTGATGCTAGCAGAATTCCTTTATCTTCAATATGAGGATGCAGAAAAGCCAATTTACCTATATATAAATTCCACCGGCACAACGAAG GGTGGAGAGAAATTGGGTTATGAAACAGAGGCTTTTGCAATTTATGATGTTATGAG GTACGTTAAACCACCTATTTTCACACTTTGTGTTGGAAATGCTTGGGGAGAAGCAGCATTGCTTTTGGCTGCTGGTGCTAAAGGAAACCGTGCTGCTTTACCATCATCAACAATAATGATAAAACAG CCAATTGCTAGGTTTCAAGGCCAAGCAACAGATGTTGATCTtgcaagaaaagaaataaaaaatgtgAAGGCAGAACTG TGGACGTAG